The Halotia branconii CENA392 region CTTTTGAGTCTTCTGCCGACGGTCGCACCTTTGAAGAAATTGGTGATAAATTTGGGTCAATTGACAAGAAATCCCACAGTGTTGCTAAGGGTAAGAAACTACCTCGAAAACTGGCAAAAAAATTACTTCCCCTCAGGCCGCTAGGGAAACAAGTTGTACATCCAGAGGACAGCGTTTTGGGTGTGTACAGTAGATTTCCTCAACCCGGACTGAAGAATAAAACCTACGACCAGCTAATTCAAGATGCTTTCAAACCAGAGTGGTGGAAGTCTAATCAACTTATCCAAGTTAATGCTGACGGTGTCAGGAGTTTCGTCAAAAAGCCTGACCGCAACTTGGAGACTAATGAATACACACTGATGGAATACAACTTCCCCCTTTTCTTTGGGCTGGCGGTTCAAATGTATGAGTCTACACTCATCGCTGACGACACACCCTTTGATCGCTTTATGGAAGGAAACACCACTGCTCTAACCCAGCAGCAACAAAAAGGCAAACAATTATTCGAGGGTAAAGCTCAATGCACTATTTGTCACAATGGGGCAGAACTCACGAGTGCTTCAGTTAGCGCTGCACAGCAGCAACGTATTGGGATTCTCAACATTCCTAATTTGAGAATCTTATTTGACAATGGTTTCTTTAATATTGGTGTGAGACCTACCTTAGAAGACATCGGTGTTAGTGGTAAAGATCCATTTGGTAATTCGCTTTCTGAGACACAACTGGCTCTACTGGGAACTTTTAAACAGCTTCTGGGGTCAGATCCCAATATTACAGTCACCTCCAATGACTTAATAGTTAAGGATGGCAGTTTCAAAACTCCCGGACTGCGTAATGTAGAACTCACTGCGCCTTACTTCCATAACGGTGGCTATTTGACTTTGCAGCAAGTGGTAAACTTCTATAACCGTGGTGGAGACTTCCGCCAGCAAAGTGCCCTCGCCCCACTGGGATTAACTGAAACTGAAAAAGACGACTTGGTAGCCTTTCTCAAAGGATTGACCGATGAGCGAGTCCGCTATGAAAAAGCGCCCTTCGATCATCCGCAACTTTTCGTTCCCAACGGACATCCGGGTAGCTCTACCTTTGTGACTAATGACAGTACAGGCAAAGCTACAGATAGCTTCGTAGAAATCCCGGCTGTCGGAAGAAGTGGTAGTAATGGTACGCCCAATTTCTTGGAAAATTATTAGTCTGTTAATACCAATACGGTTTGACGCTCTCCTCGCTTATAGTGCAATACGGTTCAGTTAGCGTTAAAAAACTGATTTGGTGTAGGTTGGATTGAGGAACGTAGACTTGAAGGGGCTTCTCGAAGAGTAACCCAACATCAAAGCCGCTTTGTTGGGTTTCGCTATCGCTCTACCCAACCTACAATTATCCTTCTGGTTGCATCAGAATTTGGTTAGTCATGGCGATCGCAATAAATCATCAAATATCAACTCCAGAATTAAATGACATCCACGATATACGGGCCATTGTGTACCAAAGCGTATGAGATTACTAAGCCCATTGGTGGAAAGTATCCAGACGTTCCCTACTACATTAAACATCTTTCTCAAGTCGGCGGCAGAATCCTGGAGGCAATGGTAGGGACGGGACGACTACTTATTCCATTACTAGAAGCTGGTCTCAATGTTGAAGGCGTTGATACTTCACCGGATATGCTAGCTAACTGTCGAAAGCATTGTACAGCTAGAGAGCTAAATCCCGTTCTCTATGAAGGTAGTGTAGAAAATCTTGACCTTCCTGGCAAGTTTAGGGCGATCGCAGTTTCCTTCGGCTCATTCATGTTGCTAGAACGAACTGCTGCTATTGCAGCGTTGCAAGCTTTTACTCGTCACTTGGAACCGCACGGACGTATTTATATTGACTTAGAACTACCTATCGAAGATTTTAAAACAGAAAATCTTGTTAAGCAGCGACCGCCAATTACTTGCCCTGATGGCTCAACAATCGTCTTGCAATCCACATCTGGTATAGACTGGCTCAATCAACTCAATACAACTGTGATTCGTTACGAGAAATGGAAGGATAGTAAACTCATCGCCACAGAGTTGCAATATTTAACCCTCCATTGGTTTGGGCGCGATGAATTTATTATGTGTTTGCAGGAAAACGGCTACAAAAACATCACCCTCTGCGCCAATTATACCGATGGGTTACAGCCGAATGGCACTAAGAAAACCTAAAAGGCTTGTGATTTAAGCATTCTGCAATTGTTTGCGTAATTCTTGCCGGGGTTTGGTCAATCTGGGGTAAGCTTTGGGGCGGCGTTTAATAACTCGTGGTTCAGTGCGTGCGGGACGGTCAGGAACTTCTTTGTGAACGATAATTTTTAGCAAAGTGCAATAAAGTCTAAGCCGTTTTTTAGAGTCAGCAACCTCGAATTTGGGAATAAAATTAATTAAATGATGGCGAGTACCTTGTAGCGATAAACGACTTGGAGGGGTATTATAAGTAGTCCCAGCCTGCCACATCAAGCTCCGAAGTAAATTGTAAGCAAGTAAATAAACATGAATTTCTTTGCGTACCATTGAAGGGGTTTTACATCGCAAAACATCCATACCTAGAGTAGTTTTCAAATGTCTTAAATCGAGTTCAACTTGCCACCGTTGATAGTAGATTTGAACTATTTTTAAGGTCGGATAAATTGCTTGATCTAATAAAGTAGTGATTAAACTGACTCTTGCAGTACGAAAACCAGGAATTACAATGTAGTAGTAAATTTCTCGTACAATTATTGAAGGAGGTAGAGCATCAAATTCGTCTTTACTCAACCATGAAGGGCATCTTTTAGGTTTATACCAAGTAACAAGCTTGTCACAGTCTCCAACGATTTTGCCTTTTCGCATGGTTGTTGTGCGAGATGAATGCTTACGAAATACGGCATCACAATCAAGTTGTTTAATAGCAAACATATCAGCGTAAGCGCAAAACGCTCTATCCCCTAAAAGCACATCATTTGGTTTGAGAAAACTGTACAACCTCCTTGCTAATTTAATATCATGGGTGTTCAGAACATCGATACATAATGCAATAGCGGCTCCTGTAGCTAAACTGAATATCACCCCAATTTTGGCAATTGGGAATCCACATCCAGGTTTCTGACTACTAGGTTGAGGGTATTCTTTTTGATTCTCTACAGTGTCCGGCATGGAGACAGTCGAGCCATCTATCACTTTCACATTCCGACCACACCATAAGTTTTCTTGTGTCACTTTCTCTTCTAAATTTTGTGCTGAATAATTGAAGAGTTTCTCCAATAATTTTTCTGGTAATCTCGACCTTGCTTGGCAGTATGCACTTGTATCTGTTGAGGGAACTTCTACCTCTGATTCTGCCAAATGTGCAATTATCTTACTCACAGCATTGTGGCAAGTTTTATCAGTATCTAAAACTTGAGATAAAAATGCCCACAACGTTATAAATGGGTCAAATAATCGCTTTTTGTATTTGATCTTTAAATCAGAGATTGTTTGCCTAATTGCAGATTCTGGCAATAATTCTTTAAAAGGTAGCCCTAAACTTTGATTCAATTTGTCCTTGAGGATTTGTACTCGTAGTGTCACAGTAGTAATTATCGTATTCGCTTGCTCGTCTCAAAAAAAGTATTTCACAGACGAGTAAGCTTTTTCTACCTACAAAAACTTTTTGGGCAACCCTACATCATCTCTCCTAGAGCGATCGCAGTAATCTATGCCATTACTCCGCTCCCTGGCATTAAAAGCTGTAATCCTTATCTCACATACCTTACAGCTTTTCTTAGTGCCATTCGGGTTACAGCCAACTTCCTACAAAGACACCCTATGTTTTTCCGCAGTTTTGGCGTAAAGTCTTTTATTGAATAATCTATATGACGTATCGCTCCTAACCTCGTGACACAAAAAGACGCGCTACTTGACAAGTAAAGTTAGGCAGTAACGGTGATGTGATCACATCATTCACTAACAACGGTGATGTGATCACATCATTCACTAACAACGTCGTCACCAGTTTTAACTGAGCATTGTCTCGCCGATAGACTTCAATCCTTTGAGCAATGCGATCAACAATCCAATACTCCTGCACTCCCTGAACCGAATACAATTTCAACTTAGCTAATCGATCGCGTTCTTCATTAGCTTTTCCCACAGATAGCACTTCCACTACTAGTTCTGGCGCTCCGCGAAAATGCCCCGCTTCATCTTGAATTTGTGCCAACCGTTCATAACTCACCCACACCACATCAGGAGCTACATTATCGGAGTCAGAAAAAATCAGTCCAGGCATAATGGATGGTTCTCCCAAACCACTATCTATCGACCAAGTGTTTAGCACTGAAAAGATACATCCAATTACGTGCTGATGTTTATGGTGGGGCGATCGCGTCACAAACAATTCTCCGTCAATAATTTCATAACGAATCCATTCGTTATCGGGTAAAGCTGCAATATCTTGAATTGTCCAACGAACACCGCCTGTAGTCTGGCTCATGACAGTTAAGGATGCAGAATGAGGATTAATATTTCTTTGTCATCTTCAATACCTTCGCCAAAAAAAGAGTATGAAGAGAGAGGGCGCTTTGTAGTAGAGTTGTTGTCTTCCCAAACGACAACTCAAAAGCTACAATTCGCCCATGTTGGACATCCTATCACTGTTACAATGCCTGCTACCGCAGATCAACGCTACGACGATGCGCCGAATGAACCAGATCATCATGGCCATGTTAGCAATGAGCGGCCGAGCCACCATGTTGGGAATTTCTCGTTGGACAGACATTGGTGGTAGTTATCGGACAATGTTGAGATTTTTTCATACAGTAATACCTTGGGCAACATTGTTTTGGCTGTTTTTTCGTAAACATTTATGGCGAAAGGATGAAGTATATTTGCTTGCCGGAGATGAAGTTGTAGTCAGCAAGTCGGGTAAACAGACTTATGGGTTGGATAGATTCTTCTCTAGCCTAGTAAACAAACCTATATCAGGGCTATCTTTCTTTGTCTTGTCGTTAGTAAGTGTTGAGCAAAGACAGTCATTTCCGATTCAAATAGAACAAGTAATCAAGAGTAATACTAAAACAAATATTCAGTTGTCAAGCGAAAAAATAAAAACCAAAGAAAAACGTGGACGTGGACGACCAAAAGGGAGTAAAAACAAAAATAAAACCGAAGTGATATTCACATCTGAACTATTGCTAATTAAAAAGATGATTAATTCACTATTCAAGTTAGTAGCTAATTTTATTCCCCTAACATACTTGGTAGTAGATGGTCATTTTGGTAACAACAACGCTTTACAGATGGCACGACAAGTGAACTTGCACATAATTTCCAAGTTGCGCCACGATTCAGCATTATATATCCCTTATGAAAATCCTGACTATCATAAACGCTCTCGTCGTAAATACGGTGACAAACTAGACTATAGTAATATACCTGACAAATATTTATCTAAAAGTAGCATTGAGGATGAGATTCAAAGTGATATTTATCAAGCCACTCTCCTTCACAAAGAATTTGCCCAAGCTCTAAATGTAGTGATTTTAGTCAAAACCAATCTTAAGACTAATGTTCGTAGCCATGTAGTTCTATTCTCCAGTGACCTGGAATTATCATTTGAAAAAATAATTGATTATTACAAACTCCGCTTTCAAATCGAGTTTAACTTCCGTGATGCAAAGCAGTTTTGGGGGTTGGAAGATTTTATGAATCTGAGGCAAACTGCGGTAACTAACGCTGCTAATTTCGCATTTTTTATGGTTAATTTATCTCATCATCTTCTCGCTGATTTTCGCCTCATTAATCCCGGCTCCGGCATTATTGACCTTAAGGCTCATTATCGTGGCTTTCGATATATCCATGAAATTTTAAAAATGCTTCCAGAAATCCCTGAGCCTATTTTATTAAACCAGATTTTTGCCAAGCTTACTTCTTTAGGACGCATTCATCCCGTTTCTACGGGCGTTGAACCCTCGTAATTTGGCAGAGGTATTGATCTTGTAACACATTTTCCTCACTACCAACTATAATTAAAGTATAGAAGCACATGGGTCCGTAACGGTTTCGACAGGTTGGCGAACGCTACTCTGTGATTCAGGTCGAGAGTGAGTCTCCTCTCGCAAATCAAAGGCTCAAAACAAAAGTAAATGCGAATAACATCGTAAAATTTGCTCGTCGGGAAGCTCTAGTAGCAGCCTAAAACGCCTCTTACAGGTTCGAGCGTCTCTAGTTTGACTCCGTTAAGGATTAGAGACCAACCCCCAACGGATGCTCTAACAAGCGTTCTCTGGTTGGCTTGTTAGCTAAGATTAAATCAGAGCATCCTACGTTCGGGATAATGAACGATTCCCGCCTTGAGGGTCAGATAGGCTAAACCTGTGAATGAGCGGGGGGTCAATACCCAATTTGGACAGCAGTTCGACTCTGCTCGGATCCACTTAAAAGATAGTTAACAAGTCCACTTGACATTTTGAGATGTAAGTGGACTTTGTTTTATGGCAATTCGTACCTCGACTTCGCTCGGCAACCTAGTTTGTAATTAAAAAAGCCAGATTTGAGCCTTGTAGCTGTTGCTTAGAACCAATGACACAAACCACAGCAATTACAGAAGCGATTACCACTCTATTGGATGCAGAAAATCGATTCGGTTTTGTGCGTGTTGAGGATGAGCAGTTTTTTTCGGAGTGGTATGAAGGATTACCTGAAATTACAGAAGAGGAAAAAGCTTCTGTGGATGTCCTGCGGCGTAGGTATCTCTATCATCGTGCTGGAGGTGATTTACTAGAAGGGACAGTCATGTTGTTACTAGTATCACCAATACTTGCACTCACTGGGTTTTACGATCCTCCTTTTAGGATCAAAGCTGAATCATCCGTGGAACTGATATTGAATGACGGTGAGGAGATACTACGCGGACGGATTGACGTTTTAGTGCTACAAGACCAGTTCTGGGTCATGGTGTTAGAGTCGAAAAAAACCACGCTTTCAGTTTGGTCAGCGGTACCGCAAGCCCTGGCTTACCTGATGGCTAACCCCAACCTGCATAAACCTGTGTTCGGTATGGTGACGAATGGGGATGATATTTTATTTGTGAAAGTAACACAAATAAATACGCCACAGTATGACCTATCAAGGGTCTTCGCTCCATTTGCATCTACCAGAGAACTGTACAGTGTTTTGCAAATTCTTAAGCGGATTGGTCAGGTAATCTCTTCTGTATTGTAAGCGATCGCTATTCCAAAATTTAGAACTATAATCTAATACCAGTTCTGTATGAAGGTGCGCCGAACTATATAAGAAACGAACCACAAAGGACACAAAGTACACAAAGAAGAAATCAGAAGCAAAGGAAATTTTGCGCAGCTTTACAAATAAATGGTATAAGGCAAAAAAGCACGGTCAAGAATTTCTTTGACAAACTGATAAACCTCTGGTTCATTTGACGCTCTTGGCCCAGCAACATTAAGGTTTACTATTCCAAAGTTTGAGATAAATAATTGAAGTTGACTGACAGGATTTATATCAGTTAATTGTTTACACACATGTATATATGGTTTTTGATATTTTTGAGCTGATTCAACAGTCAATAAAGTACCTGCAAAAATCTCTGGAGAAATGGAAAATATAACAGTTCCATCAGAGTCACGGACATTCCATTCAGTCCGCTGAGAATATTTAGATGATGGTGTTTCAGTTAATTTATAGCGTGCATTAATAATACCGTCTTCTGCTTTACGGCCTCTGGGACACCAACCTCCGTGATCAACTTGATGAACTATAGCCCAATCAAGAGCTGCGCGGTCTGCTCCTGTCTGACCACCAGAAATAATTTTTAAAGTGGAAGCTAACAACATTCTTGTCTACATCATTAAGTGCCACTTTATTTAACATGAAGTGGCACTCTAAACTACATCAGTTTGAGTTTTTAATCTTAACTAAACTGTATTGTGTTTTAGAGGGGTTTGCTATTAAACGATTGACAGCGAACTTAACTTTCCACTAAAGCCAGTAATTTCAATAATGGCATCTGTGGTGGCTGAAAATCCTTTGGTCGCATCATTGAGAGCTAAAAATGTGCGCTGTTCATTACCTGTACCTAAGCTAAATGTCGCCGCCCTATTTGCAGCAAACGTAGATTGGTTTAATAAAGTTTGGATTTCCGACTCAGTTAAAGTGTTGATTGTGCCAAGATTGGCAACTTTAGCGGCTGAAACTGCTTTTTTCCCATCGATGGTATCTAAACAGATATTAAAATCGGTAATTACATCAAAATTGGACAGTAAAGAATCCGTGAGATGCTGAAAAACAAATTTATCATGACCACCGCCACGGCCACCGACAAGGATATCAGCGCCAGCACCACCAATCAAGGTGTCATTACCATTCAGACCATAGAGTTGGTCATTACCAGCACCGCCAATGAGTTTATCGTTTCCTTTTGTGCCGTAAAGAGTTAAACCCTGTACTAAATCATCATTGATAGATTTAGATATGAGTTGACCTTTGTCATCATAACTGTAGCTGACAAGAGTATCATTGACTCCATCATGATTATTATCAATGTATTCAGAGATCAGGCGATCGCTAACATCGTAGATATATGTGGTGACTTCATCAACGATACTGTCATTATTATTATCAAAGTTTTTGGTTGTTAACTGACCATCGGTATTGTAGTTGTAATTTGCGATCGCATCTATGCTGCCGTCATTATTTTGGTCAATTTGTTCGGATGTTAGTTTACCATTAGCATCGTAAATGTATGTGGTGACTTCATCAACGATACTGTCATTATTATTATCAAAATTCTTGGTTATTAACTGACCATCGGTATTATAGCTGTAATTTGCGATCGCATCTATGCTGCCGTCATTATTTTGGTCAATTCGCTCAGATAGTAACTGACCATTGACATTATAAATGTAAGTTGTAACCCCAGCATCACTGTAGCTGGCACTAGTGCGTCCGTAGCTGTATTTTGTGATAGTTTCAGCCTCGCCGTTGCCGTCGTAATCATAGCTGATGGATGTCAGATTACTATAAGCATCAAAAGTATAATTAGTGATTCTCTCAGCTTGACCATCACCATTGTTGTCATAGCTTTCAGATGTCTTGTTACCTTTGGCATCGTAGGTATAGCTAACAACTTTATCAGCCTGACCATCACCATTGTTGTCAGTGGTTACAGATGTTAAGTTGCCATTAAGATCGTAAGTATAGCTAACAATTTTATCAGCTTGACCATCACCGTTATGATCATAACTTTCGGATGTCTTGTTACCTTTGGCATCGTAAGTATAGTTCGTGAGACTATCAATACTGCCATCACCATTACTATCAACGGCTATAGATGTTAGTTTTTCTTGAGCATTGTACGTATAAGTGCTGCTATAGTCAGCTTGACCGTCAGCATTGTAGTCAATACCTACATAAGTTAAATTACGAGCAGCGTTATAACTATAGGTATAGATTTTATCAACTATACCATCGCCATTGTTATCGTAGCTTTCAGATACGCGATCGCCATTGGCATCGTAGATATAAGTGTTGGTATTATTAGCTATACCATCGCCATTGTTATCATAGCTTTCTAAAATGAGATTGCCATTGGCATCGTAGGCATAAGTATTAATATTATTAGCTATGCCATCACCATCGTAGTCAAAACTTTCTGATGTCTTGTTACCGTTAGCATCGTAAGTGTAAGTATTGATGCGGTCAACAATTCCATCACCATTATCGTCAAAGCTTTCAGATGTTTTGTTACTGTTAACATCGTAAGTATAATTATTGATGCGGTCAATTGTGCCGTTGCGATCGTCATCAAAGCTTTCAGATGTGCGGTTGCTATTAATATCGTAGGTATAAGTATTAACTGAATCTGTTATACCATCGCCATTATTATCGTATTTTTCGGACGTGCGGTTGCTATTAGCATCATAGGTATAGGTAGTAACTGAATCTGTGATACCGTCACCATTATTATCGTATTTTTCAGATGTCAGATTGCCTTTGGCATCATAGCTATAGCTATAAATAAAATCAGGTGTGCCGTCATTATTATTGTCAACACTTTCGGATAACTTGTTGCCGTTGATGTCGTAACTTAAGGTGCTGATAGACTCAGCTACTCCATCACCATTGGAGTCATAAGCTATAAATGTTAGGTTGCCATTGGCATTATAAATATAAGTATTAATACTATCAGCTATGCCATCACTGTTAGTATCATAGCTTTCGGATGCTAAATTACCGTTAGCATCATAGCTATAGATTTTATTGCTATCAGCAATACCATCACCATCGTTATCAAAGCTTTCAGATATGCGATCATAGCGGTAAGTTATGACTGAATCTGTGATGCCATTATTATCATTGTCAATGTTTTCGGATATGAGTTTACCGTTGGCATCGTAGGTATAAGTTGTGGTAGATCTCAGTGAAGTCATAATCTTATATAAAAAGTTTAACCTATATGGCAACCATAACTACGTATTCCATATTTTGCAGGCGTGAATATACTTAAAATCCAATATTTAGTAGGCGCGTATAATTACGACCTTGCAATAAATTCAATTATTAAAATCATTTGTAGTTAAATATCATGAACCATAGAAAATTTATATTTTTTATTACGAAAGTCTTGTCATAAAAACAAGATGTGTATGATGAATTGAGGATTTTAAATTATGCTAATAAATATCAATTTTTTAAACGTAATACTTTCAACAGAATCAACTTTTTAAGGGATTGTTGAAGTTAAAAATAATGCTGAGAAAAAGCAATAATTGATACAACTTGAAATTTCCGAAATATCATCTTCATTACAACTTTAAAAATTGTTTACAGGCACAATGGGGGCAGAGAAACAATACTATTAATTTGCGCTCGGAGACGAAGAATGGTAGCGATCGCAGAAAATGTTCAGCATCGGCTAACTATACAGACTGTAGAAATTGCCCCTAACACAACGGCGATTCGTTCTCTCGACTGGGATCGCGATCGCTTCGATATCGAATTCGGACTGCAAAACGGTACGACTTACAATTCCTATTTAATTAGGGGCGAACAAACAGTTTTGATTGATACTTCTCACCAGAAGTTTCGTCAGCTGTATTTAGACACACTTAAAGGTCTGGTAAACCCCAAGACTATTGATTACATTATTGTCAGCCACACAGAGCCAGACCATAGCGGCTTAGTAGAAGATGTGCTTCAGTTAGCTCCTAGAGCGACTGTATTGGCTTCCAAAATTGCGCTTCAGTTTTTGGAAGGTTTGGTACACGATCCCTTCTCGAAGCGGATTGTCAAAAGTGGCGATCGCATCGATATTGGCAAGGGACACGAAATTGAATTTGTGAGTGCGCCTAACCTGCACTGGCCTGACACTATCTTTAGCTACGACCGCAAAACCCAAACTATCTTCACCTGTGATGCTTTTGGGATGCACTTCTGCGACGATCGCACCTTTGATGAAGACTTAGAGGCGATTGAAGCTGACTTTAGATTTTACTATGATTGTCTGATGGGGCCTAATGCTCGTTCTCTATTGAATGCCATGAAGAGAATGAGTGAACTTGGCAAGATTAACATTATCGCCAACGGTCACGGACCTTTGTTACATCATCATTTAGATGTGCTGACCGGGTGTTACGACAGTTGGAGTCAAAGACAAGCGAAAGCAGAAACCACCGTCGGCTTGTTCTATGTTTCCGAATACGGATACAGCGATCAGTTAGGTATGGCGATCGCTGAAGGCATCCAAAAAACTGGAGTTGCCATAGAGGTTATCGATCTTAGCACCGCCGGATTGCAAGAAATTCAAGAACTCGCAGGTAGAGCCGCTGGTCTAATTATTGGGATGCCCCCAACAACTGCTGTAGCAGCTCAGGCTGGTATCAGTTCCTTGTTATCAGTTGCTAAAGACAAGCAACTGGTGGGGCTATTTGAATGTTATGGCGGAGATGATGAACCCGTTGATACAATTCGCAGAAAATTTATTGACTTGGGTGTAAAAGAAGCCTTCCCAGCGATTCGGATTAAAGAAGTTCCTACCGCCAGTACATTCCAGTTGTGCCAAGAAGCAGGTACAGACTTAGGACAGTTGCTAGTGCGCGAACGCAACATCAAGCAGATCAAATCTCTTGATGTGAACATGGAAAAAGCCTTAGGACGGATTAGCAGCGGACTGTACATTGTCACCACCAAAAAAGGTGATGTGTCAAGTGCCATGTTAGCTTCTTGGGTATCGCAAGCAAGTTTGCAACCATTAGGATTTACAATTGCCGTCGCCAAAGACCGCGCCATTGATTCCTTGATGCAAGAAGGCGATCGCTTCGTCCTCAACGTCTTGGAAGAAGGAAATTATCAAGAACTCAAAAAACAATTCCTCAAGCGCTTACATCCTGGCGCTGACCGATTTGCTGGAGTCAAAACCCGAACCGCGAAAAACGGTTCCCCAATTCTGACAGACGCTTTGGCATACATGGAATGTGAAGTACAAAGCAGCATGGAGTGCAGCGACCACTGGATTGTCTACTGCACCGTTCAAGAAGGTCGTGTTTCTAAACCCGATGCATTAACAGCAGTTCGTCATCGCAAAGTAGGTAATTACTACTAATAGGGCATAAGAAAGAAGAATTGGGGCAGGGTGCGGGGTGCAAGGGGGATGAAGAAAAATTAGCTCTTTCTCCTTTTCCCCCTGCTCCCTGCCCCTCTGCCTCCCCTGCCTCCCCTACTTCTTCTCCCCGCCAGCATTTCACAACTTCCATGAGCTTTCTAAATTCCTTGACTGGCTTCATGCAATCGGCTAAAAACTGGGCAAAATCTACCCGGTTTTTCCATTTTTTTTCTACACTTCACCGAAAATCTATGACCGATTCCAAACCCCGTGACGTACAAGTTCTCCCCATTGCTACAAATACTAAAATCCTCAAAGCACGTAGTTGGTCACGTTTGCGGTTTGAAATTGAATACGCACTAGAAAGAGGTACTACCTCTAACTGCTATTTGATTGAAGGTGATAAAACTGCAATTATTGACCCGCCAGCGGAAAGCTTCACCGAAATTTATCTAGAGGCGTTGCAGCAGACTCTAAACTTGAAAAAGTTGGATTATGTGATCCTTGGTCATTTTAGTCCTAACCGTATTCCCACTCTCAAGGCAGTTCTCGAACTAGCGCCACACATTACCTTTGTCTGTTCTTTACCTAGCGCTGCACATTTACGTAACGCTTTCCCAGATAACACACCAGAAATTTTGGTGATGCGGGGGAAAGAAACTTTAGATTTAGGTAAGGGTCATGCTTTAAAATTCTTGCCTATTCCTAGTCCTCGTTGGCCAGAAGGACTTTGTACCTACGACCAACAAACCCAAATTCTTTATACAGATAAACTCTTCGGTAGTCATATCTGTAGTGATGAAGTTTTTGATGAGAA contains the following coding sequences:
- a CDS encoding cytochrome-c peroxidase gives rise to the protein MKIILLISVLVLTSLPICLLLTSKNRFLLKFLTVQSQQALSSLADRFKLPSFKLQKSYKTTSSSTSSVKAVGKGLTKPQRLASRLSKSITIAVIVLVAIIAGNTVSAQVTGTAALASLKTVAVPKPDNLENFIKDKVATIKLGKALFWDMQVGSDGMNSCATCHFHAGADNRSKNQLAPGLLRINADGTDNPDTIFDLGGAPNYQLKPEDFPFHKLSNSNDPSTVVSDRNDVASSQGVFNSQFIDVIPGQAEDKVKLVPDSVFNVGGTNVRRVEPRNTPSMINAVFNFRNFWDGRAQNIFNGVNSFGLRDPNASVVKAETPSKLEFVKVSLNNSSLASQAVTPPLSSFESSADGRTFEEIGDKFGSIDKKSHSVAKGKKLPRKLAKKLLPLRPLGKQVVHPEDSVLGVYSRFPQPGLKNKTYDQLIQDAFKPEWWKSNQLIQVNADGVRSFVKKPDRNLETNEYTLMEYNFPLFFGLAVQMYESTLIADDTPFDRFMEGNTTALTQQQQKGKQLFEGKAQCTICHNGAELTSASVSAAQQQRIGILNIPNLRILFDNGFFNIGVRPTLEDIGVSGKDPFGNSLSETQLALLGTFKQLLGSDPNITVTSNDLIVKDGSFKTPGLRNVELTAPYFHNGGYLTLQQVVNFYNRGGDFRQQSALAPLGLTETEKDDLVAFLKGLTDERVRYEKAPFDHPQLFVPNGHPGSSTFVTNDSTGKATDSFVEIPAVGRSGSNGTPNFLENY
- a CDS encoding class I SAM-dependent methyltransferase; protein product: MTSTIYGPLCTKAYEITKPIGGKYPDVPYYIKHLSQVGGRILEAMVGTGRLLIPLLEAGLNVEGVDTSPDMLANCRKHCTARELNPVLYEGSVENLDLPGKFRAIAVSFGSFMLLERTAAIAALQAFTRHLEPHGRIYIDLELPIEDFKTENLVKQRPPITCPDGSTIVLQSTSGIDWLNQLNTTVIRYEKWKDSKLIATELQYLTLHWFGRDEFIMCLQENGYKNITLCANYTDGLQPNGTKKT
- a CDS encoding IS4 family transposase, whose amino-acid sequence is MTLRVQILKDKLNQSLGLPFKELLPESAIRQTISDLKIKYKKRLFDPFITLWAFLSQVLDTDKTCHNAVSKIIAHLAESEVEVPSTDTSAYCQARSRLPEKLLEKLFNYSAQNLEEKVTQENLWCGRNVKVIDGSTVSMPDTVENQKEYPQPSSQKPGCGFPIAKIGVIFSLATGAAIALCIDVLNTHDIKLARRLYSFLKPNDVLLGDRAFCAYADMFAIKQLDCDAVFRKHSSRTTTMRKGKIVGDCDKLVTWYKPKRCPSWLSKDEFDALPPSIIVREIYYYIVIPGFRTARVSLITTLLDQAIYPTLKIVQIYYQRWQVELDLRHLKTTLGMDVLRCKTPSMVRKEIHVYLLAYNLLRSLMWQAGTTYNTPPSRLSLQGTRHHLINFIPKFEVADSKKRLRLYCTLLKIIVHKEVPDRPARTEPRVIKRRPKAYPRLTKPRQELRKQLQNA
- a CDS encoding Uma2 family endonuclease; this encodes MSQTTGGVRWTIQDIAALPDNEWIRYEIIDGELFVTRSPHHKHQHVIGCIFSVLNTWSIDSGLGEPSIMPGLIFSDSDNVAPDVVWVSYERLAQIQDEAGHFRGAPELVVEVLSVGKANEERDRLAKLKLYSVQGVQEYWIVDRIAQRIEVYRRDNAQLKLVTTLLVNDVITSPLLVNDVITSPLLPNFTCQVARLFVSRG
- a CDS encoding transposase, which codes for MLDILSLLQCLLPQINATTMRRMNQIIMAMLAMSGRATMLGISRWTDIGGSYRTMLRFFHTVIPWATLFWLFFRKHLWRKDEVYLLAGDEVVVSKSGKQTYGLDRFFSSLVNKPISGLSFFVLSLVSVEQRQSFPIQIEQVIKSNTKTNIQLSSEKIKTKEKRGRGRPKGSKNKNKTEVIFTSELLLIKKMINSLFKLVANFIPLTYLVVDGHFGNNNALQMARQVNLHIISKLRHDSALYIPYENPDYHKRSRRKYGDKLDYSNIPDKYLSKSSIEDEIQSDIYQATLLHKEFAQALNVVILVKTNLKTNVRSHVVLFSSDLELSFEKIIDYYKLRFQIEFNFRDAKQFWGLEDFMNLRQTAVTNAANFAFFMVNLSHHLLADFRLINPGSGIIDLKAHYRGFRYIHEILKMLPEIPEPILLNQIFAKLTSLGRIHPVSTGVEPS
- a CDS encoding type I restriction endonuclease; the encoded protein is MTQTTAITEAITTLLDAENRFGFVRVEDEQFFSEWYEGLPEITEEEKASVDVLRRRYLYHRAGGDLLEGTVMLLLVSPILALTGFYDPPFRIKAESSVELILNDGEEILRGRIDVLVLQDQFWVMVLESKKTTLSVWSAVPQALAYLMANPNLHKPVFGMVTNGDDILFVKVTQINTPQYDLSRVFAPFASTRELYSVLQILKRIGQVISSVL